In bacterium, the genomic window AGCATCACTTTTTTCGTGACCTTATCGTACTTGTCTGAAAGTTCGACGAAGTATGTACCCGAAGGCAGCTTGTTGCCGGCTTCGTCGTCACCGGACCAGGTGACAACACTAGGCACTATGGAGTAGGCACTAGACAGTGAAAAAGATTTCACTAAACGACCTGCCGAGTCAAAGATCCGCAAGGCAGCATTTGGGTGCTTAGTGCTTAGTGTATAGTGTATAGTCAGTTTGCTGCTGAATGGATTGGGCCAGGCCTTAACCGTAACTTGACCGGCATTCATATCCGCGTGCTCTTCCACCCCTGTCTGTATCAGTCCCTCTTCGGTGTAATTTACAGAACCATTGTTCCAGCCCGCGATCGCGTAAACGCAGGAACCGACGACGGCGACAGGCAGGGATTGCCGGGAGTATTGCATAGGAGTATCGGTAGCCCAGGAATTGCTGATTGGATTGAAGACCTGGCAGAGGGCAAGATAATTATAATAATCATATCCACCCAGCGCATATACTTGATCCGAATAACAAAATCCCGCATGGCAGTATCTGGCCGAGGGCATGTTTGTTTTGGTACCCCAGGTATTGTTCGCCGGGACATAATACTCATTGACGGTCGTAAGACCACCGCCGACATAAGCCGAGCCGCCGTAGACATATATCGTATCCCGGACCACGGCGCAGGCAGGTCCGAAACGCGCGGTCGGCATATTTGCCTTGGCCGCCCAGATATTGTTAACCGGATCGTATTCCTCGACCGTATTGAAAACCTGGCCGGACATGTTCATACCGCCAAAGACGTATATCTTCCCTGCCACCGTGGCGATGGCAAGCGTGTACCGGGGCGTGGGCAGCGCGGCTTTTGTCTGCCAGGAATCAGATACTGGATCGTATTCCTCGCATGCTCCGGTCGCGGTACTGCCTGCCCATCCGCCGATCGCATAGATCTTACCGTTTACGTATGCGCACCCGAGATGCGCCCGGGCCGTCGTCATGTTCGACCTGGATGACCAGG contains:
- a CDS encoding kelch repeat-containing protein, yielding MKLLLVLFLSLGTLFSISWTTKTPMPQALAGSGCAVINDTVYVIGGRDSDGNRYTTNYIYIPSNDSWSSRSNMTTARAHLGCAYVNGKIYAIGGWAGSTATGACEEYDPVSDSWQTKAALPTPRYTLAIATVAGKIYVFGGMNMSGQVFNTVEEYDPVNNIWAAKANMPTARFGPACAVVRDTIYVYGGSAYVGGGLTTVNEYYVPANNTWGTKTNMPSARYCHAGFCYSDQVYALGGYDYYNYLALCQVFNPISNSWATDTPMQYSRQSLPVAVVGSCVYAIAGWNNGSVNYTEEGLIQTGVEEHADMNAGQVTVKAWPNPFSSKLTIHYTLSTKHPNAALRIFDSAGRLVKSFSLSSAYSIVPSVVTWSGDDEAGNKLPSGTYFVELSDKYDKVTKKVMLLR